A DNA window from Hevea brasiliensis isolate MT/VB/25A 57/8 unplaced genomic scaffold, ASM3005281v1 Scaf7, whole genome shotgun sequence contains the following coding sequences:
- the LOC110659992 gene encoding protein AUXIN RESPONSE 4, producing MAIITEEPEPQPRKVKKEPTLPPKNPKPKPEPHTQARNNPFIFWFYFTLSVSLITLATVILSSASSSSDPRSFFLSLPTPLRQHYSKGRTIKVQLAQNLPPTEIFAVESRSKGYVTEKVLIIHGLGLSSFSFRKVIDFLGSKEIHGVVFDLPGNGFSDKSVEVSEERGNGILERLLDAYGLIKEKGLFWVFDNMVETGEVPHQEIVAHYNKLKSVVKPIALGSEEMGRILEQVIETMGLAPVHLVLHDSSLGMVANWVLENSNLVRSITLVDIGSRPALPLWVLKMPVIREIVLGSNFAYERLIHLCCSRGIGGLDLEAHRVILKGRDGRRAVVDTGKKLNSSFSIAEWGGLDGIKEMPMQVMWSNSWSNEWSEEGRRVAEALPHAIFVSHSSGRWPQEDAADKLAENIVKFVSSLPKSIRKGEEEPIPEHIQKMLDEAKDGDHHHHHHHGHGGHDHHHGHAHAAGYMDAYGLGHGWGT from the exons ATGGCAATAATCACTGAAGAACCAGAGCCACAGCCTCGAAAAGTTAAAAAGGAACCAACTTTGCCGCCCAAAAATCCAAAACCCAAACCAGAACCCCACACACAAGCACGAAATAATCCATTCATTTTCTGGTTTTACTTCACTCTTTCAGTCTCTCTAATCACTCTCGCAACTGTCATTCTCTCTTCTGCCTCTTCCTCTTCAGACCCCAGATCCTTTTTCCTTTCCCTTCCGACCCCTCTGCGCCAACACTACTCTAAAGGACGTACCATTAAAGTCCAGCTAGCCCAGAACCTACCACCTACCGAGATTTTCGCAGTGGAAAGCAGGAGCAAGGGTTATGTGACTGAGAAGGTACTGATTATTCATGGCTTGGGTCTCAGTTCTTTTTCGTTTAGGAAAGTGATTGACTTTTTGGGCTCAAAAGAGATTCATGGAGTTGTGTTTGATTTGCCTGGGAATGGATTCTCTGATAAGTCAGTAGAGGTGTCTGAGGAGAGAGGAAATGGGATTTTGGAGAGGTTATTGGATGCGTATGGTTTGATTAAAGAGAAGGGTCTGTTTTGGGTTTTTGATAACATGGTTGAAACAGGTGAGGTTCCTCATCAGGAAATTGTGGctcattataataaattaaagagtGTGGTTAAGCCTATTGCATTGGGCAGTGAAGAAATGGGCAGAATTTTGGAACAAGTGATTGAAACAATGGGGTTAGCCCCTGTGCATTTGGTTTTGCATGATTCAAGCTTAGGAATGGTGGCAAATTGGGTTTTGGAGAACTCAAATTTGGTTAGAAGCATCACTCTTGTAGATATTGGGTCAAGACCAGCTTTGCCTTTGTGGGTTTTGAAAATGCCAGTAATTAGAGAGATTGTTTTGGGATCAAATTTTGCATATGAGAGATTGATTCACTTGTGTTGTTCTAGGGGGATTGGTGGTTTGGATTTGGAGGCACATAGAGTGATTCTGAAAGGAAGGGATGGGAGGAGAGCAGTTGTGGATACGGGAAAGAAGTTGAATTCTAGCTTTAGTATAGCAGAATGGGGTGGTTTGGACGGGATAAAGGAAATGCCAATGCAGGTGATGTGGTCTAACAGTTGGTCCAACGAGTGGAGTGAGGAGGGGCGCAGGGTAGCTGAGGCACTTCCACATGCAATATTTGTTTCTCACTCCAGTGGGCGGTGGCCTCAG GAAGATGCTGCAGATAAGCTAGCTGAGAATATTGTAAAGTTTGTATCCTCTTTACCAAAATCAATTAGGAAAggtgaagaagaacctataccaGAGCATATCCAGAAAATGTTGGATGAAGCAAAAGACGGTGACCATCACCATCACCATCATCATGGTCATGGTGGCCATGATCACCATCACGGTCATGCTCATGCAGCGGGATACATGGACGCATATGGACTTGGCCATGGATGGGGCACTTGA